ttttatccagtggccgtgcaTAGTAAACATAGCAACTACTTTGTAAAGTCACTTGCAAAATAAGTGGTGCGCAAAGGATCAAGATTGCATAACTTATGTAATCTTCTGTACTCTTTTGATCCACCTGCACTTCCTTTTAATCTGGTTCAGCAAGTACTGCCCATTGCTAATAGTTTTCTCCTTCACTTGAAATGGAGATAAAATATTTGCGGCAAAATAGGCGTAGAATAGTTGGCAAGCACTTTGAAATCAAATTTGGTAAGCATACATTATGACATGGCcccccgtggttgctcagtggttatggtgttgggctgctgagcatgaggtcgcgggatcgaatcccagccatggtgactgcatttcgatgggggcgaaatgcagaaaacacgtgtacttagatttaggtgcacgttaaagaaccccaggtggtccaaattaatccggagtcccccactacggcgtgcctcataatcagaacgtggttttggcacgtaaaaccccatttaATTAAAAAATTTTAACATAATAATAACATGAACATTTCTGCACCTTCCTACATACTGTTGTGGAGCTATTTGGTTATAATGATGCACTGTCTGTCAGGAAGGAGACATGCCTTTTTTCTTGGCAAGAGTGGAAACCTTACCCATTCATGAACCATACTGTTGTTAGAGCCATGCATGCTTGAGCTGTCCACGTTGAGACTTTAATCAGGGTTGTGCATAAGAGTGCAAATGAAGGAAGGAACAACATGGACTTTCGCCAGACTGAAAATTTCTTAAAATATATTGCAAAGCCAAATAGGGGGTGTGGTATAAGTGCGCAGCTATTTCAAATCTGTTGTTATGCTTTCAGCAGGCTTTGTGCTTCTCTTTTGGAACATGTGCAAAGCTGAATTTGCTGGAGAAATAATGTGCCTTGAAGTTCTGGTAAAGGTCATGTTCCTTAGTCAGTTTTGCCAGTGCCCCTATGACACATATTTTGCGCCTGTGATACACAGTTCTCTCTGTTGTCTCTTGACACACCATTTCAGACACTGCTGGTCAGCTAAACAGTGATGTCATACTACAATGACTGTGTGACATCTGTACAGGCACACTGATTGGCTTTTTCTTTTGCCCTCAGGCATTTGTGAGGCTATGCCACCCACAGGTGCTGCCACCACCTGGCCGTGTTGCAGCTTTGCATACAACGGCAGCACTGCAAAAGAATCGAGCAGGTCGCTACAAGGTGACACGCAATCACAGCAAGCCACTGACCTATGAGATGTCCAACCCACCTCACCAGATTGCCCACCGCAAGGCATGGAACTCGTGGAACACGAGTATGTGTCattctcatctttttttttttttttttcttaaagggcccctaaatcaCCCTGAGCTCGAAAATTATTTACATAATTGCTGATGTGTACTAGTGTACTATCCACATATAGCTGTAAGAATATCTTGAAATGGTGTAAAGTAATAGCAAAATTACAGGTGTTTGATGAACGAAAACGCGGCCACGCTgtttctcgctctccttcactACCCCGTCTACTCGTGCTCTCTCCCCACTTACCATATACACTTACCAACTCTACGCACTGCAGCGAAAGCTACAGGTCACGTCTGCACGGCAGAAAAGATGCTCTATTGTCCACCCCTAATTGCCCACCGCATGAAGCTGACTAAATGTAAGTTTCATAAAAGGTTCAGTGGCGCACAATAGACGAGTCCCCCCCTCCATTCTCGGAACACACAGTCAGCTCTCATCATGTTGGTGCTGTCGTTCCTTGATGACCGACCAATTGACACCTTTACACCTGGTAACATCAGCTGGAGCACCCTGTTGACATCACAATGTGCGAAAGCGGCACTGAAAAGGGCAGGAGAGGAGCTCGGGGTTGATTATTGAATTTGTCCCGTTCTCACAGGGCGTTCCCACAGGGCATAGCGCTGCCACATTTGCCAGAGATGATGGTCACATCATTCTCTATGCGATGTGTGCGTTTGTTTGAAatgtgtaaaaaaaatgtcagaggTTGTTTACGGGCCCTTTTAAAGACACACTAACATAActgccaactctcctgaattttccATAATGTTTGCGAATTTGGGCTCATCCTAGGATTGTTGCGCCAAGATttgcaaaaaatatattttgttcgCGAAGGATTGTTCGACCCTATCGTTGGAAgtcctcccacacacacacacacaccatattCACACCCTTGGTATTGTTTCCACTGGACTTCTAAAAATTTttaagttcacaggttggcatgtatgCACTAAAGAGAAAGTTATGGTAATTTACGTTCCCACAATACTGAAAAGGCCACTTTTACGTTTAGAGGTGACTTTATAAGCCAGAAAAGTAGCAAAAATGAGTGGTGATGCTGCTTTGAAAGTTCTCGCACAAGCTCGCGAATTTTGACAGCATCTACTTGGGTCTAGTTATTCGTTTCTAACAGTGCAAACAGAGTAGACTCTGCGCAAAATTTTACATTTGGAATATGGGTGGCTGCTTCACAAAAAGCTAGTAACAATTGGTGCTCTTGATACTGAAAGTCAAAGAAGTGCTGCCATTACGGCTCATTGGAAACAATGCAGAACCTAGAACACTGAAAACCCTCGCCCACCTAGGTGCCTAGGCATGGCAGTGAGATCAGCAAGCGTGCACGATTCTGGGACCACCAGGTGCACGCGTCATGTGCTAAAGTGCTATCTAGCGGCTGTTGAATAAAACAATTTGTGATTAACCAGTCCTGGGGCTTTGCTAAGATTGCTTCTACACTGTATCTACCTGTTTATGACCACTTTAGCCAAATTGAAATTTTATTGAAGTTGACCTTTTACATTGGGTTAGTACCCATATGTTACTGACATTGTTAAACAAACTGTTGAGCCTGAAACTAAAACAAAACCCCTAAATGACATGTCATACAAATTACTGCATCTGAAGATAAGTAGTAGTGCAGTTGCGCTTTACAGAATACTTAAACTCCGTGGTGTAATTGGTAATACAAGAGTGTGAGCTATTCAAGTGAATAGAAAATACACTTATTGGCTATTTAAGATTATAAGAACATAGAATTTTAGTTTACATAGGTAGTTTCTGTTAGACATAATGAACAGATTTTTGTAACGGTGAACATAAACTACTGGCGACTTGTTTCAGCAGTAAGCAAGAAGGGTAGTAGACATGTCTCGTTCTCTGGAGTACTATACGTATGACACCGTTAAGCACAGTGCTCTTTTCTAGAGCTCAGTGTATCCTAAATAGCCTGACAGGCCTTGTGATATTGAAAATACATAGAACAAATAATTATCCTGAATGACTCTCAACAGTATCGACACGAAATGAGCCTCCATGCTTTCATGTGGTTTCATTCCCACATTATGCTATCTGGCAAACCAGGTGAGCAAAAACAAAATGGCAGTTACAAGTCAGATGACACTGAAATATAGAATGCTGACTTTTAATCATTCACTGGTTATATTTTATAATAAGGGTACTGGGATATATACTGCTTTCGTTTTTGCAAATGGCAACATGAAATACTAAACAAATCTCTTCAATGACTAAAAAATGTCTCCTTACTGAAGACAGAATTGGCTATTGACAGAACATTAAGAAAATCACTTTTAGAAATTTTAAAAGGCACTGTACCTCCCAAAGGACATAGTATCAGGAGCAGATTAACCTTAACCCCTGTATTCAGAATTcatcttaagttgaagcccatgcttgacttgatttaaatgacacCTGTCGTGAACACGCCAgaggaaacgcaatgagtgtcCTGGGCAAGTGCACGCCAGGCATCgcttagatcaagtcaagcatgggcttcaacttaagatgcatttcttAATGCGGGGTGAAGTGTTAGCATGGCATGCCGAGGCTGATTATTGTCCCTTATTATTCTGAAGTGCTTGATTGATAGCACTTGGTTAAAGAGGTCGCCATTAAAGTTTATGCTGGCTAGAAGAAAAGctaaagaggaagctttagctcgggcccaactccgatgccgcctattcgaatacatgtaaaacgcagaaatgcttttctgagataaacactgggccgattttaatgaaatttgttgcatttgagagagaatgTTCAATTCTAGGGGTTcttggaagcggaattttgatttagagCCTGAATGGGTTTAAAAGGAATTTGAAAAAATTggtaatttgaaaaaaaaatagcacgaaatttacaaatctgtagctctgcaccaagaacaggtctgtaaactgcattcattagagcatccaaagtggacaaatttaatatgtcaatttatatcttaacGTGCATTTGTTACAtcgtttacaagggttttgcaaaagctctactcacatattagtggtttaATTGAGAGCCATGTATATGTCAAGTTTGTGACCTTattttagatgtactattaggtgcagtAGACAAAATTGTGATaccgtttttcattgctgagttacagagctgTAAACATAATAGTCTCGTTTTCTGTAAAATTTTCAATTTTTGCCAGTTTTTATTAAACATTGTATGACCTAAATTGAAaattcgcaaccaacagtcactagatacTAACTTTTGCTTTTAAATGCAATGAACCTTATCAAATTTAGTTGCcaagaaaaatgatttctcctttcccatgtatttagataggagcctccagctaaagcttcctcttaaagggacacttatCCACATATTCTAGCATGTTTCTTCACTCGACAGTCCACCACAACACAAGTGGACAGCAGCACTGCCCGTTAACTGAACTGGTCACTGCACGTTTGTGACACACCACAGTGACTACTGAGGGAAAATTTTGTAAACAAATGCTCCTAGCATCTACTCGAATGCACTAGAGCACTTATCAAGCATCTCGTCGTCGTCGTAGGAATTGGCAAGGAGCATTATTGAAGCTCATTTCTCATTCGGTTGAGTGGATGTGCTGTACTCTGCTAGGTGGAGTCAAAGAACAGCTTATAGTCGATGCCCGCTTGTGAATATATGGGTGAAAGGCTTTTGTCATGTTAAGCTGAAGTGATAAATTATGCTTCCAAAGTGAATGAAGCATCCATTTTTCAGAGGATGGAGCTATTTTAGATGACAGAATGTTGTGAACATAGGACAGTATGGACATCCCAACTTCGAAAATATAAAGATCACCCTCGGTGGTGCATTATGTCCTGTTTGTAAGTACCAGTCAACCAGAGTGGTACATATCTAACAGAAGTGTGTGCTATATTCCTACAGAACTTCTTGTTGTTACCTCTCCACACTACTCTGTCAGCACTGTTTGAGGGACTGTGGCACCTTTGTAATGAGGCCCCAAAATACTTAGCAGAGTGTCAGCTTCTCGATCATTGGTCCAGCGCAGGCATCATGTGCTGCAGCACTGTGTGACAGATGGGCTTGTAACTGTTTTCTGTGGCGATTTGTTGTCGTGACTTCCAGTTTCCTCAATGGCTAGGCCATTTTCTGGCATAGAACAAATGCCAGGATATTTTTGGGATCGTAATCTGTCACTCCTTCTACATACCTAATATTTACCTTTGGTGTCCCATTACTAATACTGTAGGACTTGCTAGAAATTTTCTACTAGCGATGTGCAATGTTATGTTATGGCTTGTACTGTGTGGTACATGCTATGTACATTGTGCAGGCCAACCTTCTTTTAAGAATTGGAGAGGCGTTAGCTGACATTCCTGTTGAGAAAAACTTAAGAAGATTCCAGCCTTGTCTTGTGCTTAGAAAACTGAATTGGGAATCATACATTGTTCtgaaagtgattttttttttttttgccctcacAAGAGAGATGCCTACTCACTAGCTCAGCGGACAGCTTACTTGACTTACAGAACCTGCCGCGGTGGCTGACTGGcaatggcattgtgctgctaagcacaaggttgcAGGTTCGATTCCTGGGTGCAGCAGCCACATTCCAATAAGGGTAGAATGCAAGAGCGCTTGTGTGCAGTGGTTTGGGCGCACGTtcaaccccagggggtcaaaattaatctggagccctccactgcagTGTCCCTCATAGCTCACTGTagagtttcgggacgttaaacctcACAATTAAATTTTTGACTTACAGGCCACTTAGGAAAAGGGAGTGAATGCTTGGTGTGTGAATTCAAGGCCATTTTTTTTGCCCTTGTTAAAAATAGTTGTAAAATGCAGTTTAGTTCAAGTGATAAGAGGACAGCATTGATGGTGCAGCTCAGTGGCATGGTACTTTTAGCGTTTCATGCAGGaaatctttttatttttttcaagtgtGTGTTCAAGTGTGTGTAGTTTTCTGTGTACATAAATAAAGGATCTGTAAAGGATGATGGAAGAAAAGTCCACAGAGGTTTTTTTGAGGTttctccaaattttaattgtggttcgcatgattacgcatgcaagagagtgaggattggcgcaaagctcctccctgatgtgacgcggctgttgtgtgctgcgtttagtctgacaacagggcagaggcataggcaaagatgataactgttccccttcccctcttgGCTGGCGAAATCAAGACATGACAGCGCGGTGTGCCGTACGCAGTACGCGTGATTCTGTTAAACGCGATAACAGGAGGTAATTTTTTGGCAcatttttgtattacttgagATCGCACCGGGACATCATCTTGTGAATGCGTTAGTTTCACTGTCATTTACTAGAGTGCTTCAGAATTAGAGGCGCCTCTGTATAGAAGGATAACCAAGAATATCCACATGGAGTCTCTTCATGCTAATATGGCTGCTTCTGGCGGGACGAGGTATTCTACCCAAGAAAAAAATAGACGTGATACTTGCAATGGCTGAGATGAATGGCAACACTTCATTGGCAATGCGGCTGTACGCGGCTCGCCACCCACACCGTCCCCTTCCAACTAAGCCTACTTTCATAAACGTGTTTCGGCGCTTTCGCACAACAGTGGGTCAGTCCATCGTCCGAAACAGACCATGAAGACAATCGTCGATGAATACTTTGAAATCGACGTCGCATGCGTAACGTCGATGTCAGAACTCAGCATCCGACAGATTGCCGATCAATGCGGTCGCAGCATTGGAATAGTCGCAAATGTGCTAAGAAAGCATAAGTTTCATCCCTATCATGTTTACCTTCACCAGTACCTAAGTGAAGCGGACTTTTAAAGGCGGGTTGACTTTTGCAATAGGGGTCTGATCAAAATTGATGAAGAAAAGGACTTCTTACACAGAATAATTTGGGCAGATGAAACTCGGTTTTGCCACAATGGCACTGTAAATATTCGCTCATTATTGGCCACAAGAACATCCACACTGGCTGTGGCAGCACAAGCATGAAGTTCGCTGGAGTGTGAATGTGTGGAGTGGCATACTGGGGGACAAGATCATTGGACCTTACTTTTTTGAGGACAACTTGAACTGAAAGATGTACATGGAAGAAATATTATCtgttgtcgtcgacgactttgtctCCAATCTTTCCCTGAATGACTTGCGCCAAGTCTGGTTCCAGCACGACAGATCACTACCACATTTCTCCACCACGGCAAAGAGCTGGTTGGACAGAAGTTTTCCACGACAGGTGGATCGGGCTTGCAGGAGCGATGTTTTGGCCGCCGGGATCCCCTGGCTTTTCTCCGCTCGatttttttggggggaggggggggctacGTTAAAGATTGAGTTTATGCAACAGAGCCCAGTGATGTCGATATGAAGCACAAGATAATATCTGCCTGTGCAAACATCCGTccagaagtactgcgcagagttatcgagtcgacgcaaGAGCGGTTTAttctttgcgttgctgtggaagggaggcattttgaacatattttagggcattgacatcttgatggctGAAGTGTTTTCATGATTTGTACATGACCACACCAAACTTAAAgtggcagtatgaaatattcgttagcatagctaaagctatttctgctgttgatggtgcagttgttgctcttgatttcaataaaacttacaatacttggaaatcagcagttaCTATATTTGCCTAGCCCAGGCGAGGACCATGCCCGCttgtctagtcaccattacgcgcgcgcactgccctccggcttctctgctcgcgccattatctttgcatggcagctgccgccattgTTACAGGCTGcacggtcgcgtgttacgacagtgGTTCCGGGTTTTTCTATTTTTTACTTCGCCAGCCAAGAGGGGAAGAAGGGGTacagttatctttgccaatgcctctgccctgttgtcagactaaacgctgcacacAACAGCTGCGTCACATCAGGGAGAAGCTTTGCAccgatcctaactctcttgcatgcgtaatcatgcgaaggacaattaaaatttggagttggatatctcggagcacagacacggtagaggaattcttccaactgatactgtgtagaaatacgactgcctctaacttttcaatacaaacaaacCCACTTACGGCAGTCAACGAAAAgtaaattattcaattttagttaatttggctgctgacagcgataattatcatctcactttgtgctccctggccacataacttatttgcacagatggtctttgcgtgcctcccagtgcctaattttaagaaagccataaagcttagttttgaacaccctgtatattctgAGGCATTCACCACCTACATTTTAAGAGACTTGATAGGAAACTTAAGTTTTCATCTGTATAAAAATGCAGATTGTGTTGTGTTAGTTGTCTTAAAGAAACCACCTTATGTGAATTGTTGTGGAAGTTTGCCATTCCTACGCCTTATCCCATATTGTTTGTCACTTCTAGGCAACCTGCAGGGAGGCTTGCGGCGCTCTGAGACACTTGTAGAAGACATGTTCATTCGCAAATTCATGACTGGCACGTGGCACCGAATGTTTGTTTCCGAGATCCTCATCAAGCGTCGAGCCAACATGATCTTTGTTGGAGGCATTGTGCAAAGGGTGGTGATTCCGCGCAAGATGTACTTCCTCATTGGCTACACTGAGGAGATCCTCAGCTACATCCTCAAGTGCCCTGTCAAGCTGGAACTACAGTCTGTTGCTGACCGCAAGGAGATGATCTTCAAATACATTTAGGAGGTGTGCTTGTGTATCTAGTGGTTGCATTGTGTGAGAGCGTAGAAAAAAATTACACTGGACTAGATCAAAACCCAAGCACTGATGACTACCTTGCTTCTATGCCATGCTGCCAACTCGTACCCTTGACCCTTGTTGGAGCAGGTCTTCTACTGTGGCATATGCTTGCACTCTGAAAAATATGTTGAACACTTCAGATCATTGCATTTCGTTAAAGTGAGCTAGGATTTGCACTGGACTATCTTGAAAGAAAGATATTGAGTAGTGGCAACTTCTCTGGATTATAAACAAAATCGGTCACATGCATTCAACAACAGTGAGCATTCAAAATGAAGCAGTTGTTCAGAGAAGAGCATCAAAACCAAGGCATGTACATCAGATTCTCTGTGCAGTAATTGCTGACTACATAACTGTGGACACGTTTGACTGAATGCACCTTTGTGCATTACAAATAAACTTGtagtataaataaataatgtaTTGTTAAAGTTAGATTTCATTTTGCGTACTGGATTTAAAAACAAAGATTGACTAAAAAGGggccgtttctggatttctggcaTTACGTGTGCTTTGTTGCACTCGCTGCTTTACAAAGGCTTATATTTTTTCAGACTAACTGTGGCAGAATTTTAGCTGAGGCCATTTGGCATCAAGCGACACACTCGGCAAATATAAAATGAGCACATTATTAGCTCGTGCCTGTACATATCCTATGCAAACACCTTCTGTGGGCCTAAAAGTGTGACCTTGGTGTCAAAAGCGTTTGCCATTCTGTGGAAGCTTCATACTTAAGCAGGTGGTTTTGCAGCTTTAATTATTATGATAGAAAAATAATGAGTATTCTTCAGAAGGAACCTCGATTCGCGCATAAAGTACTTGTAGTGTTGCATTTTTACTTTGTCGGAAGGCATGCTTTTTTCACCCCAAGAAAGACTCGAacatttttaaaaccttgcaATTAATTGTGAACTTGATTAGTGTGTTTATAGCAGTTCATCAGATCTTGGTAGCTGATTTCAGCTGGAAGAGACTTGCTGATTTCTTGTATGTTTTTTTAGAGGATGTTTTAATAATGATTAATCTAACTTCTTAGTCGAATTTCGGGGTAGGTGGTGCAGTACATCCAGGGAACTTCCCAACTCAAAAGCAGCACATGATGTGTCTGTTTGTAAAATAAAGTTAATCTCTCAGTCTGTCTTAGTTTAAATAAATTAGCTGTTTATTGTCGCAGCAACCAGGAACAACTGTAATGTAACACCTCTTAGTGTGGATGCATTTAGAATGCTTGCTTATAACTGTTTATTGTTAGTACTCTACAGACTGCTAATGTATATGCTTCTGCTGTGACCGGTGAGCGCAGGATATGTGAACAGTCATTCACTACTGTTGGTGTGTACATTGTGAATAGCGTAAGATTATCAACAAACATGCAGTGAATGAAGGCCTTTGTACATATAAATAAAATCTTATCATTATTTACATGGTCAGCTGATACATTTATGTTCGATAATGAGGAGCACAAGAATGAATAGGTCTGTGTTTTTCTCTCATATGCATAATGAAGGTTTTGGTTGTCTCtaaccttttctttttaacacggGCAGAATGAAGTCTGTCTGCGCTTACGTTAAGAACCACAGTAGCCTTTTCCTCCTCTCTTTATAAGTACCAAAGTCTCCCAATACACAAAACTCACTTTAGTGGAATTGCTAGATGAAAAGAAAAGGCTGCTAATTTTGGTTCATTGCCTATAAGTGCAATGGTAACAAAGTTCAGTTAAATGGAACCTAATTACTATGGCTGTGTTGTACAGAATGTGAAACACCAGTGATTGGTCACCCACTAGGAAGGTAAATAGTGAAGAAAATACAATCTGCCAGACAATTCTGCCACTGTGATATCAATGCACCCTGCTGACTTAATAGTGCAGCTTGCATCCAAATGGGCAATCAGAGCACTTCTGACAATATTATAGCGTATCGAAGTTGAGTGTGTCAGTGCGATGAAGAGCAAGAGTCCAACAACAGTTACACTGGGACACTGTGTTAGTTAAAGTTCCAGAAGAGATGCACCTTGAAAATCTGGAACATTACTTTGGAGTCTGACTACTTCGCAGAATTCTCCAGAAGTCCTTTCGGCGCGAACATGAAAGGAGTGTCAAAAATCGAAGGAgagcacacaatttttttttaggtGGTTTATTTTAACAAGCCTTGAAGCTTTGGAATTAAGGTGTTTCTTTAGATTTTTGTGTGCTTTGCTTGAAGGAAACCAGATGAATGAAAAAAATTTTACTTTCGTTTTGAGGGCTATTAACCTCTTCCGTTACCATGAGAAATTGACTGCTTTTCTGGTGTCTAAGAAAAATTTTTGTCACTACTGACAACACTTCAGTAAATAATGCAGCATTATAAATTTTATATAACTACTTGGCCTTTCCAAATGGACTCATGCACGTGTGTATAATGGAATGCATACCAGATCCGCAAGAGCACCCTATACTGAGCAgagtgtaaaggaggaaaaaacAAAAAGGGAAGAGGTTGTGGGTAGATGCTGGGAGCCGAATTGAACCGCTAGTCACAGTCAGTTGTGCCAATTCAATTCGCGCACAAGTAAATGAAGAGAATTGTGGAATGCAGTTACCTAGCCCTCCGTGCCAGGTTCGCACTTGCCACTCgttatgcttcaccgcaatacacaaggTGCCTTAATGCATGGTGGTTTATCCTTTGCTACTATTAGTATGCTTCAGCGCAATACGCTGTTTCTCGGTTGTTTGAGCAGGGGATTTCCAGCCAACTTTCCAGGAAGGAAACTAGAAAAATCTTGGAAGACACCtgcaaaggtttttttttttttttttctcaaaggcCTTTCTCTTGTGATAAAACTGCCCAAGCGTTCTTAATCAGCTAGTTATCGCCCTCGATAACTGACATGTTTAATAgaacaaaaaaaagtaaaaacattAGGCCAAACGGGCGTATGCAAAGAGCCAGAAAATAATCTTTTTGGTCAAGAGCTGCAGTAAAAAGGTTGCAtggcacttttttttattattattatgtagtCCAACAACGCTGCTGGTCACGGAGAAAGCCACTCATGCAGTGATTGCTTCTTGTGCCTGTGCAATGTGCATCCCCATTCGTTAAGCAAGCACCTTGAAGGTTGGCTCGAAGGACGTGGTTGTAGTCGGGAGCAGCTCAGTTAGATGTTCGTCCCCTAAGGTTCGCACGCTGTTTTAACATTACCGCTTTCATTGTTGAGAAGAGTGCCTCACAGCAGTAGGTGGACCCAAATATTGAAAGAAGTTTCCTGGCCACATGCTTGACGTGGAGATACATAGTTTCTGGCACCTGCGCGTCTCTTCTAGAATATAAAGAAGCTAGTCTTTAGAGACAGAAATATGGGGGATGGAGAGAGTGGAGTACAGATGCCAAAGAGTCGCGAGCCGCACTTAGACCTGCGAGGAACCGCAGTTTGGCCACCCTTGGTCTAGCACCTTATCTGTACCTTCGTTTGTGTCTTCCCCATGACTTCTCTTGTTT
The DNA window shown above is from Dermacentor silvarum isolate Dsil-2018 chromosome 1, BIME_Dsil_1.4, whole genome shotgun sequence and carries:
- the LOC119436864 gene encoding 28S ribosomal protein S24, mitochondrial, with translation MAVPMGSLCKAFVRLCHPQVLPPPGRVAALHTTAALQKNRAGRYKVTRNHSKPLTYEMSNPPHQIAHRKAWNSWNTSNLQGGLRRSETLVEDMFIRKFMTGTWHRMFVSEILIKRRANMIFVGGIVQRVVIPRKMYFLIGYTEEILSYILKCPVKLELQSVADRKEMIFKYI